The genomic interval TGCTGCGACGCAAGCGGGAGGGAgtcgggggtgggagaggataTTGGGTGAGTCCATGGAAGGCGGGTGGGGCTTTTGGCCCCTCAGACGACGGGTTGACGGCAATTTCCGACGGATCCAGGAGTGCGCGAATCCACGGAAGAATCTTGTACTCAACCGCAAGATCAAGAGCCTGCTGGGGCGGGATCCACACATTGCCGGCAGTCTCGTTGGCACTCGTAGTCGGCTGCGATTTGATGTATCTGcgctctgcctcctcctcttctagGTTCGCATACGGGAAGCTCGCCTTGAACATCCCGGTGGCAGACACAAAGCCATCGCGACTGCGGCGCATGAGAAAGTAGCTGCTCGGCGATGACTTGTTGAGCCCCCAGATTGGCGATACGATCCCCTTGGGAAGTGGGGCGCGCAGATGCGCGTAGTCGAACGTGTCATCGAGAAGGGGATCGTTGGCGTCGTTATGGGTGAACGCAGCCACCTTTGGGGACAATCTTGTCCGGCCTAGCCGGCGACGGGAAACCAGTTCGTTATCTAGTGATCCGAGGTGAGTTTCTGTTCACTGCGATTGTGCAGTAGGGAAAAGCGGGTCATACGCGGTGGAACATCATCAATCATGAACTGATTGTAGCGCTGAGGCAGGTGACGGTGTGTGGCCATTTTGTCTGCTGCGAGTGTGCGTCTTGGGGAGCTTGAGCCCTCCAGAAATGGTTCCGTTTTGTGTATGTTCGTGATTCGCAACGAGATGTATTTGGATGAAAGTTTGATGTGGGATCGAAGTGCGCAACAAGCGAAATCTTTTGCGCGCAGCCGCAGGGGCCTTCGTGGGAAATCAGTCGTCCACAAGGCAACGAGCTTTGTTGGGATCAATCCAGAGCCTAGGTAGCTACAGGGCCCGGGATATCTGGGTAATAAACAGCAGAAAAAAGATGCGGTCCAATGCTTCGGCGCAGCATACAAAGATGGTGCGACAGGATGGGATTGACAGGTTGACAAAGTGCTTGGTGCAGTTGACGATTTCCCCAGGCGCAATCTGTTAAACCTCTCTCTTTGGGAAAGTGACAGATTGGGAGAAAAGTGGCCGGGGCCCCGGGATCTCCTTAAGCTCAACACCCCAACAGCGCGACTGGACCCATGGGGAAGGGTTTAGCGTGTTGATGGCACGGACCACCTACCACTTTGGAAGTCATCGAGGTCACGGGAAGGGGCCAGAATGGGCCGTTGATCGGAGGTTTTGATTGGCTCTGGATTGCAGCCAGCGTGAGGGGAATCGACATGGGGGCGTCCACACACACGCGCCGTGGTTCCGTGGGGAGCCCGAACTGTCAACGAATTGCAACCTTCCAAGTTGCGAAGAAGGCATCGTTTTCAGGCCAGAAACGACATCTCCCTCAAGCCTCCCACGCTGTTTCTTCCAGAAGTGGGACATGATGGTTGTACACGCCATCAACTCCCCATTCCCCGTTACTGACAACCCCTCATGAGGCTGCCGTCCCCTTGCGGCTGATCCTCGCGGCAGGCGCTCGCCAACACCTACCTACATGCGTTGTATGCAGTCTCCCTTGCTCCATAAAATCTGGGGAAGTTTTCACGTTGTCTTTGAATCTGGTCTTGCGGGTGACCCTTGAGCCCTTCAACGACGTTGCCGAATCTGTTCCATGCTGCACGGACCTTCGAGCCCCTTTTTGGACCCGGAGAAAATGGAAGTCGTCGGTGCTGTCAAGTTCGCGACCGGATAATCGTTTCTTCCGTGCTCTTGTACAATCAAAAAGCCAGATCCCCAAACGTCTTTGCGATGGACGCAGAAGAACAAAAGGAGCGGTGTGCAGCTTGGGGATGCAGCTTGGGTGGCAGTCTTGGCTGGGCTCTCCTCGGAACCTTCAATGTCCCATATTTATTGACCGTTGATGGAAGGCTTGTTAATTCTGAGTGCTGCGTGAGAAAAGTGAAGATGGACAACAACGAGCTTCGTGGACAAGAGTCATGGCTTAGTTATGATATCTTTAAATTGTTGAATACCTAGAGCTGCACCGAGCTCGAAACCTGGGTGACCGCTCCCGTCCTGGCACCTTGGCATGTCGAGGTCGACAAGGGGTGACGGCAGCAGCCGACGTATTAAGTGGAACTAACAGCATCTCCGCCAAACGGCTTCCCAGAGTGTTAGTGTCGGTTGTATCTGTAACACGGCCGCTCGCGTCGTTTCCGGTCAGATAGATCGACCGTTAGGGACGACTGTCGAGGATATGGATGTTCTTCTCGGGTCCTTCAGCTAAATAATAAGCGTGTGGTCGGGATAACATATATAGTAGCAAGTGGCCTCACCTCTGGGCGGCGCTGCTCGGCCTGACCCCTCAGTCTCGATGTCAAAGCCCTCAGTTGGGCCAATTGGGCatgctggtgctggccaACCAGGTCGGTAGAACAGAGCCCCCATCAAAACAGTTGGGGCCTCTGATGAGGTCCGGCCCCTCGTCAGGCTATTTGTTCCAGAAGTTGCGACGGTTCCAATGCTGCAGAGCTGCATGATTCAGGGCCAGATGCTTGCGGTCTCAAAGACCCCACCAAGGGGCGGCTTGGTCTCACTGGCTAGCCAAAGAAAGGATTGCCTGAggaacccctccatcaaccacccctcatccaccttgCTCCATCAGGCCCAGCCCAAATAAATAagctcccatcatcatcctcagcccccttccccggTGTTCTGGTTCCCTTACAAGTAGTTTTACCTACCTTAACTCAACGACACCCGCCCCTAATTACTAGACTCAACGACGCCGTCTGCGCCTGCCACCACGAGTCAAAACCGAACCGACGTGCCCAATCCCCACATCACAACGCTCACCGTAACTTTACTTTATCATCATGTCTGGCCACGAAGAGGATCTCCTGCCCGAGAACAACTCGGGCTACAAGCTCTCCCAGCCTAAGCAGAGCTTGGCTGAGTACCAAAAGATGGGTAAGTAAACGACTGCCCAGTGGGTTTTGCATCAGGAGTGATATATATAAAAGGACGCGAGTGAGAgctttggcgagggggttgcGGCGGGTTGGGGTATTTCAGCAAGTGCTGGATGAGCATTGCACCTCGGTGGAAGGCTTGTTATCGTGATAATGGAATAGAGACGGAAATGTGGCGGGAGCAAGATATAAGTGCTTTTGCTAGGGTTAAACTTGGAGCATCCCGGGAGTCGAGCTCAATGCCCCGTCAAGCTGCCGGGAAAGCTGCCGGAGCAGGTGCTGTTCACTCGTCGAGAGCCCCGGTTGTTCCGTCGAAAACCGTTATTCACTGCTGGCTGGCTATTGTTCTCTGCAACGACTCGTCTGGCTGGCCCTGCCTGAGGCTTTCGACACTCGGAAACTGTCTTACccttctcaacaccaccaactgCATTCTTCCCTACCTCCCACGGCCTCACCACACACCATCCACTTCAGcattttctctctttctctctcacaACCCACAACACCTATTTTTCTTCCGCCCTCGAGTCCAACCGAGATCAACATGTCTTCTGGAAATAAAGTCACGTTCCAGGAGAACTCGGAGGAGAAGACAGATGCCAATGGCCGTGGTCGCGCTTTGAGTGGTGCCAAAGCCCCGGACCCGGGCTTGATTCGAACACCCTCCCGCCGTCTTCCGTCTCCATACCCCCATCAAGATGCTCTGGATGAGCAGACGAGTCCCATCGGCAGCGCCTTGAAGCGTGCCAAAAACACTGCCTCTGCTGTCTTCTGTCTGGCCAACGCTAACCAAACCCACTCagacgagggcgatgagTCTCTCCAGCGCTACAAGGCTTCTCTTGGTCTGACTGGCGGAAACGACCTCTCCGACCCCAACGACCCTCGTGTCTGCATCATTCAGTCTCTTACCATGGAGTCTCCTGGTCGTCCCCCGGTTGTCATCGACCTCTCGGCCCCCGGCAGTGTTGAGAGCCTCAAGAAGACACCattcaagatcaaggagggcGTCACCTTCACGATGAGCGCCCAGTTCAAGGTTCAACATGAGATCCTCAGCGGTCTCCATTACGTTCAGGTCATCAAGCGCAAGGGTATTACGATCCCTGGTGGCAAGTCTGACGAAATGATTGTAAGTTTCTTCCTGATGTATTCCACCACGCAATTGCAGTTTTGCTAACAAAGCAACAACAGGGCTCTTATGCTCCCAACA from Podospora pseudoanserina strain CBS 124.78 chromosome 6, whole genome shotgun sequence carries:
- the RDI1_1 gene encoding rho GDP dissociation inhibitor (EggNog:ENOG503NZGF; COG:T), coding for MSGHEEDLLPENNSGYKLSQPKQSLAEYQKMVRALARGLRRVGVFQQVLDEHCTSVEGLLS
- the RDI1_2 gene encoding rho GDP dissociation inhibitor (EggNog:ENOG503NZGF; COG:T; BUSCO:EOG09264KK7); protein product: MSSGNKVTFQENSEEKTDANGRGRALSGAKAPDPGLIRTPSRRLPSPYPHQDALDEQTSPIGSALKRAKNTASAVFCLANANQTHSDEGDESLQRYKASLGLTGGNDLSDPNDPRVCIIQSLTMESPGRPPVVIDLSAPGSVESLKKTPFKIKEGVTFTMSAQFKVQHEILSGLHYVQVIKRKGITIPGGKSDEMIGSYAPNTVKQPFYTKKFQEETAPSGMMVRATYHVASSFVDDDKKTHLKFDWAFEIAKDW